A part of Bosea sp. (in: a-proteobacteria) genomic DNA contains:
- the thiL gene encoding thiamine-phosphate kinase, producing MISEDGLIARHLAPIAGPGSLGLLDDAALLAPPPGHELVLTKDMLAAGIHFFPDDPAGSIARKALRVNLSDLAAKGAEPLGFLLGLALPAGTEERWMADFAAALGEDARAYRCPLLGGDTVRAAGGLTVSVTAIGSCPAGAMVPRTGGRVGQRLVVTGTIGDAALGLRLRQDKAARWAEVLNDEERGWLADRYLHPKPRNRLALAIREHAAAAMDVSDGLLGDAVKLGAAASHGACAPWIDLARVPLSGAARAALMAEPALIEPIVAGGDDYEVLMALEPEKVEDLLAACAALGCPAAEIGELTDSAAPAFTGLDGRPASFGALRFEHGWS from the coding sequence ATGATCTCCGAGGACGGCCTGATCGCACGCCATCTGGCCCCGATCGCCGGGCCGGGCTCACTGGGCCTTCTCGACGACGCCGCGCTGCTGGCGCCTCCGCCTGGCCATGAGCTGGTCCTGACCAAGGACATGCTGGCGGCCGGCATCCACTTCTTCCCCGACGATCCGGCCGGCTCCATCGCGCGCAAGGCCCTGCGCGTGAATCTTTCAGATCTTGCCGCCAAGGGCGCCGAGCCGCTGGGCTTCCTGCTCGGGCTGGCGCTTCCGGCCGGCACGGAGGAGCGTTGGATGGCGGATTTCGCCGCAGCGCTTGGCGAGGATGCCCGCGCCTATCGCTGCCCGCTGCTGGGCGGCGATACCGTGCGGGCGGCAGGCGGGCTCACCGTTTCCGTGACGGCCATCGGCTCCTGCCCCGCTGGCGCCATGGTGCCCCGTACGGGCGGGCGGGTCGGCCAGCGGCTCGTGGTGACGGGCACGATCGGAGACGCGGCGCTCGGCCTTCGCCTGCGGCAGGACAAGGCCGCGCGATGGGCAGAGGTTCTGAATGATGAGGAACGCGGCTGGCTGGCCGATCGCTACCTGCATCCCAAGCCGCGCAACAGGCTCGCCCTGGCGATCCGCGAGCATGCCGCCGCAGCCATGGATGTCTCGGACGGACTGCTGGGCGATGCGGTGAAGCTCGGCGCCGCCGCTTCGCACGGGGCCTGCGCGCCATGGATCGACCTCGCCCGGGTGCCGCTTTCAGGCGCCGCGCGCGCTGCGCTCATGGCAGAGCCGGCGCTGATCGAGCCTATCGTGGCGGGCGGCGACGATTACGAGGTGCTGATGGCGCTCGAGCCTGAGAAGGTCGAGGACTTGCTGGCCGCCTGCGCTGCACTGGGCTGCCCCGCAGCCGAGATCGGCGAACTGACCGACTCCGCAGCGCCAGCCTTCACCGGGCTGGACGGCCGGCCTGCCAGCTTCGGCGCGCTGCGCTTCGAGCACGGCTGGAGCTGA
- a CDS encoding L,D-transpeptidase family protein, with protein sequence MTFDLTRRQTLFALLSGAATISAASPAWSGVEWRQSYDAVQSRSRIVRSSTPMVSPAAAAATEQALARYRDLAAQGGWQQIGPERLRLGSRGQAVVALRNRLIIAGDLDASAAGAATYDSFVEQAVRRFQARHGLTQTGALNPGTTTALNVPVETRIRQLELNIVRLRAFSGNLGQRHVIVNIPAAMVETVENGVVATRHAAGVGKIDRQSPILQTRIPEVNFNPTWTVPASIIRKDLIPKMRKEPNYLAENRIRIINAQGQQVPPETVNWNSDEATRYTFRQDPGGEFNSLGFVRINIPSPHGVYMHDTPAKGIFGDDYRFVSSGCVRVQNVRDYIQWLLKDTSGWDRTRIDQVFESGERVNAPIPGGIPVYWTYVTAWATAEGDIHFRDDIYQKDGLGALPMAKLQGGPEEE encoded by the coding sequence ATGACCTTTGACCTTACCCGCCGGCAGACCCTGTTCGCCCTTCTCTCCGGCGCCGCCACGATCAGCGCCGCCTCGCCCGCGTGGAGCGGCGTGGAATGGCGCCAATCCTATGATGCTGTGCAGAGCCGCAGCCGCATCGTGCGCTCCTCAACCCCGATGGTGTCGCCTGCCGCAGCTGCGGCGACGGAACAGGCGCTGGCGCGTTACCGCGACCTCGCCGCGCAGGGCGGCTGGCAGCAGATCGGGCCGGAGCGCCTGCGCCTTGGCTCGCGCGGGCAGGCTGTGGTGGCGCTGCGCAACCGGCTGATCATCGCGGGCGATCTCGATGCGTCCGCAGCAGGCGCAGCAACCTATGACAGCTTCGTGGAACAGGCAGTGCGCCGCTTCCAGGCACGCCATGGCCTCACCCAGACCGGCGCGCTGAACCCCGGCACCACCACCGCTCTCAACGTGCCGGTCGAGACGCGCATACGCCAGCTCGAGCTCAACATCGTGCGCCTGCGTGCCTTCTCGGGCAATCTCGGCCAGCGCCACGTCATCGTGAACATTCCGGCCGCCATGGTCGAAACGGTGGAGAACGGCGTCGTCGCCACGCGCCACGCGGCCGGCGTCGGCAAGATCGACCGGCAGTCGCCTATCCTCCAGACGCGCATTCCGGAGGTCAATTTCAACCCGACCTGGACCGTTCCCGCTTCGATCATCCGCAAGGACCTGATCCCGAAGATGCGCAAGGAACCCAACTACCTCGCCGAAAACCGCATCCGCATCATCAATGCGCAAGGCCAGCAGGTGCCGCCCGAAACCGTGAACTGGAACTCGGACGAAGCGACCCGCTACACCTTCCGGCAGGATCCGGGCGGAGAGTTCAACTCGCTGGGCTTCGTGCGGATCAATATTCCGAGCCCGCACGGCGTCTACATGCACGACACGCCGGCGAAGGGCATCTTCGGCGACGATTACCGCTTCGTTTCGTCCGGCTGCGTGCGCGTGCAGAATGTGCGCGACTACATCCAGTGGCTGCTCAAGGACACGTCCGGCTGGGACCGCACGCGGATCGACCAGGTGTTCGAATCGGGCGAGCGCGTCAATGCGCCCATTCCGGGCGGCATCCCGGTTTACTGGACCTATGTCACGGCCTGGGCCACCGCCGAGGGCGATATCCACTTCCGCGATGACATCTACCAGAAGGACGGCCTCGGCGCGCTCCCCATGGCCAAGCTGCAGGGCGGCCCCGAAGAGGAATGA
- a CDS encoding winged helix DNA-binding protein — MIKFNSAVTHKPSQDLGPVAPLYIESLNLIERLHRRLLDIIKDEFDRHGRDDVNSVQALLLHNIGDKELTASELRTRGYYLGSNVSYNVKKLVEMGYLHHARSRVDRRAVRISLTPKGREVHDIVKSVYTKHINTVEKIGGVSSDDFERLNNALSRLERFWTDQIRFRL; from the coding sequence ATGATTAAGTTTAATTCTGCAGTTACGCACAAACCATCGCAAGATCTCGGGCCTGTTGCTCCTCTCTATATCGAGTCGCTCAACCTGATCGAAAGGCTTCACCGCCGTCTGCTCGATATCATCAAGGACGAATTCGATCGGCACGGCCGCGACGATGTGAATAGCGTGCAGGCGCTGCTGCTCCACAACATCGGCGACAAGGAGCTTACCGCCAGCGAACTGCGCACGCGGGGCTACTATCTCGGCTCGAATGTGTCCTACAATGTCAAGAAGCTGGTGGAGATGGGCTATCTTCATCATGCCCGCAGCCGCGTCGACCGCCGCGCAGTACGCATCAGCCTGACGCCCAAGGGCCGCGAGGTCCACGATATCGTCAAGAGCGTCTACACCAAGCACATCAACACGGTCGAAAAGATCGGCGGCGTTTCGAGCGATGATTTCGAGCGCCTGAACAATGCGCTCAGCCGGCTGGAGCGCTTCTGGACCGACCAGATCCGGTTCCGTCTCTGA
- a CDS encoding riboflavin synthase yields MFTGIVKAVGVVTEARQAGENLRRLAIACPFDAAGIDIGASIACAGVCLTVTALSARSDGEAGCIFHVEAAAETLAKTLAGRWQAGERINLERSLKVGDELGGHLVTGHVDGVAEIVKHEPIAPDPADPWGATARFHIRTPKPLAGFIAAKGSVCLDGTSLTVNSVDGDIFTVLLIPHSLSVTTWRERKAGDGLHIEVDLMARYAARLAEARAQGY; encoded by the coding sequence ATGTTCACAGGCATCGTCAAAGCCGTCGGCGTGGTCACAGAGGCCCGGCAGGCCGGCGAAAACCTGCGCCGGCTGGCGATCGCCTGCCCTTTTGACGCGGCCGGCATCGACATCGGCGCCTCGATCGCCTGCGCGGGCGTGTGCCTCACGGTAACGGCGCTCTCGGCGCGCAGCGATGGCGAGGCGGGCTGCATCTTCCATGTCGAGGCGGCGGCGGAGACGCTGGCGAAGACCCTGGCGGGCCGCTGGCAGGCCGGCGAGCGCATCAATCTGGAACGCTCGCTGAAGGTTGGCGACGAGCTGGGCGGCCATCTGGTCACGGGCCATGTCGATGGCGTCGCCGAGATCGTGAAGCATGAGCCGATCGCGCCCGATCCAGCCGATCCCTGGGGCGCCACGGCCCGTTTCCACATCCGCACGCCAAAGCCGCTGGCCGGCTTCATCGCCGCGAAAGGCTCCGTCTGCCTCGATGGAACCTCGCTGACGGTGAACAGCGTGGATGGCGATATCTTCACGGTGCTGCTCATCCCCCATTCGCTCAGCGTCACGACATGGCGAGAGCGCAAGGCGGGCGACGGGCTGCACATCGAGGTCGATCTGATGGCGCGTTATGCAGCAAGGCTTGCCGAGGCGCGCGCGCAGGGCTACTGA
- the hemB gene encoding porphobilinogen synthase: MSSRVVRPFAQPVARRESENPAGSPASVKLDIAHRMRRNRKSEWSRRLVRENRLTTDDLIWPIFLMDRTESRWPVEHMPGVDRVNIDEAVREAERAARLGIPAIAPFPFVERDLRDATASEATRAGNLMCRTVRAIKAAVPEIGIITDSALDPYTDHGHDGLLSDGVILNDESVALLCRQALTLADAGADVISPSDMMDGRIGAIRRALDEAGHDNVQILSYAAKYASAFYGPFRDAIGTSATLTGDKRTYQMDPANTHEAIREVALDLDEGADMVMVKPGMPYLDIITRVKEHFAVPTFAYQVSGEYAMIMAAARNGWLAEERTILESLLAFKRAGADGVLTYFAPRVAEWLNAAR; the protein is encoded by the coding sequence ATGTCGTCACGCGTAGTCCGGCCCTTCGCGCAGCCTGTCGCGCGGCGCGAATCCGAGAACCCGGCTGGCTCCCCGGCGAGCGTCAAGCTGGACATCGCCCACCGGATGCGGCGCAACCGCAAGTCCGAGTGGTCGCGCCGCCTCGTGCGTGAAAACCGGCTCACCACCGACGATCTCATCTGGCCGATCTTCCTCATGGATCGCACCGAGAGCCGTTGGCCAGTCGAGCACATGCCCGGCGTGGACCGCGTCAACATCGACGAGGCCGTCCGCGAGGCTGAGCGCGCCGCGCGGCTCGGCATCCCTGCCATCGCACCCTTTCCCTTCGTCGAGCGCGACCTGCGCGACGCCACCGCCTCCGAGGCCACGCGCGCCGGCAATCTCATGTGCCGCACCGTGCGCGCCATCAAGGCCGCGGTGCCGGAGATCGGCATCATCACCGATTCCGCCCTCGATCCGTACACCGACCATGGCCATGACGGCTTGCTGAGCGACGGCGTGATCCTCAACGACGAAAGCGTGGCGCTGCTCTGCCGGCAGGCGCTCACGCTCGCCGATGCCGGAGCCGACGTGATCTCGCCGTCCGACATGATGGATGGCCGCATCGGCGCCATTCGCCGGGCGCTGGATGAGGCCGGCCATGACAATGTTCAGATCCTCTCCTATGCCGCCAAATACGCCTCGGCCTTCTACGGGCCGTTCCGTGACGCCATCGGCACCAGCGCCACCCTGACGGGCGACAAGCGCACCTATCAGATGGACCCGGCCAACACGCATGAGGCGATTCGCGAGGTCGCGCTCGATCTCGACGAGGGGGCCGACATGGTGATGGTCAAGCCGGGCATGCCCTATCTCGACATCATCACGCGCGTGAAGGAGCACTTCGCCGTGCCCACCTTCGCCTACCAGGTCTCGGGCGAGTATGCGATGATCATGGCCGCCGCCCGCAATGGCTGGCTCGCCGAGGAGCGGACCATCCTTGAAAGCCTGCTGGCGTTCAAGCGAGCCGGCGCCGATGGCGTGCTGACCTATTTCGCGCCGCGCGTCGCCGAATGGCTGAACGCCGCGCGCTGA
- the ribD gene encoding bifunctional diaminohydroxyphosphoribosylaminopyrimidine deaminase/5-amino-6-(5-phosphoribosylamino)uracil reductase RibD produces MTEGAPPALPELDSRFMAHALALGRRGLGESWPNPSVGAVLVRMVEGAPVIVGRGATQAGGRPHGEAQALEQAGEAAAGATLYVTLEPCAYRSVRGGIPCVERILSAGVRRVVSAIADPNPRIAGLGHALLRAAGVKVDVGTLATEAGANHRGHFRRVREGLPTVTFKIARTADGYAGGPGRSRLPISCPEATAWVQLQRTHFDAIMLGVETVLADDPLLTVRLPGLAHRSPVRVVLDTRLRMHAGLQLVATSGTVPTWVITAEDAPLDPERQLVAAGVDVMRVGRGADGHIDLREALALLATRGITRVFSEGGPTVGEQLALQGLADEIVISTAPHRLGAEGVTAVRPRLAALLAGGAGARYRLARNALIGHDSFAFHERIA; encoded by the coding sequence ATGACTGAGGGCGCTCCACCGGCCCTGCCGGAGCTGGATTCCCGCTTCATGGCCCATGCGCTGGCGCTGGGCCGCAGGGGCCTGGGCGAGAGCTGGCCGAACCCGTCGGTGGGCGCGGTGCTGGTGCGCATGGTCGAGGGGGCGCCGGTGATCGTTGGCCGGGGCGCCACGCAAGCGGGCGGCAGGCCGCATGGCGAAGCGCAGGCGCTGGAGCAGGCAGGGGAAGCCGCAGCCGGCGCCACGCTATATGTCACGCTTGAGCCTTGCGCCTATCGCTCGGTGCGCGGCGGCATTCCTTGCGTCGAGCGCATATTGTCGGCCGGCGTGAGGCGCGTCGTCTCCGCCATCGCCGATCCCAACCCCCGCATCGCCGGGCTTGGCCACGCTCTGCTGCGCGCCGCCGGTGTCAAGGTTGATGTCGGAACCCTGGCCACCGAGGCCGGGGCGAACCATCGCGGGCATTTCCGGCGCGTGCGCGAGGGGCTGCCGACCGTGACCTTCAAGATCGCGCGCACGGCGGACGGATACGCGGGCGGGCCGGGCCGGTCACGCCTGCCCATCTCGTGCCCGGAGGCGACGGCCTGGGTGCAGCTCCAGCGCACGCATTTCGATGCGATCATGCTCGGCGTCGAGACGGTGCTGGCCGATGATCCGCTGCTGACCGTGCGCCTGCCGGGGCTCGCCCATCGCTCGCCCGTGCGGGTCGTGCTCGACACGCGCCTCAGGATGCACGCAGGGCTTCAGCTTGTCGCAACCTCCGGCACGGTTCCCACCTGGGTCATCACGGCCGAGGATGCGCCGCTCGATCCCGAGCGCCAGCTTGTGGCGGCGGGCGTCGACGTGATGCGGGTCGGCCGCGGCGCAGACGGCCATATCGACCTAAGGGAAGCGCTCGCGCTTCTGGCCACGCGCGGCATCACGCGCGTGTTCTCGGAGGGCGGACCCACGGTGGGCGAGCAGCTTGCGCTTCAGGGCCTCGCCGACGAGATCGTCATCTCGACCGCGCCGCACAGGCTTGGCGCCGAGGGCGTGACGGCCGTGCGGCCCCGCCTCGCGGCGTTGCTCGCGGGCGGAGCCGGAGCACGTTACCGGCTTGCGCGCAACGCCCTGATCGGCCACGACAGCTTCGCGTTTCATGAGAGGATTGCATGA
- a CDS encoding 6,7-dimethyl-8-ribityllumazine synthase, with protein sequence MAGASKAQRDNTLLTGARILIVEARFYDDMADALLEGALAAVRRAGADAEVVTVPGALEIPAAIAIAFAGAAAAGRPYDAAVALGCVIRGETTHYDIVAGESCRALMDLAVQNRWAIGNGILTVENEAQAWARARISEMDKGGGAAEAALSVLRLKRRFEAAS encoded by the coding sequence ATGGCTGGCGCCAGCAAGGCCCAACGCGACAATACGCTCCTGACAGGTGCGCGCATCCTCATCGTCGAGGCCCGTTTCTACGACGACATGGCCGATGCGCTTCTCGAAGGCGCGCTGGCGGCAGTCAGGCGCGCCGGGGCCGATGCCGAGGTCGTCACGGTTCCGGGCGCGCTCGAGATCCCGGCTGCCATCGCCATCGCCTTTGCCGGCGCTGCGGCTGCGGGCCGGCCCTATGATGCCGCCGTGGCGCTCGGCTGCGTGATCCGCGGCGAAACGACCCACTACGACATCGTGGCCGGCGAGAGCTGCCGCGCCTTGATGGACCTCGCCGTGCAGAACCGCTGGGCCATCGGCAACGGCATCCTTACGGTCGAGAACGAGGCTCAGGCCTGGGCGCGCGCCCGCATCAGCGAGATGGACAAGGGTGGCGGCGCGGCGGAAGCGGCGCTCAGCGTGCTCAGGCTCAAGCGGCGCTTCGAGGCCGCATCGTGA
- a CDS encoding RDD family protein yields MTDDTPDDRRIIRSGDVTPVYDTAGIMLPRLVAYVVDLCLVSVLGLLVLIVVSLLGLITFGLSWLLFPIVGIGTAMAYAAMTIGGRNQATIGMRVTGLHVERYNGGAPDGITAAARCLLFYAATFTVALLALTIGIGILRSDGRMGHDLLTGLIVMRNGQGAQRLTP; encoded by the coding sequence ATGACGGATGATACGCCCGATGACCGCCGCATCATCCGCTCCGGCGATGTCACGCCCGTCTACGACACGGCCGGCATCATGCTGCCGCGGCTGGTGGCGTATGTGGTTGACCTGTGCCTGGTCTCTGTCCTGGGACTGCTCGTGCTGATCGTGGTCTCGCTCCTGGGCCTGATCACCTTCGGCCTCTCCTGGCTTCTCTTCCCCATCGTGGGCATCGGCACGGCCATGGCCTACGCGGCAATGACGATCGGCGGGCGCAATCAGGCCACGATCGGCATGCGCGTGACCGGTTTGCATGTCGAGCGTTACAATGGCGGGGCGCCCGACGGCATCACCGCCGCCGCGCGCTGCCTGCTCTTCTATGCGGCGACATTCACGGTGGCGCTTCTGGCTCTGACCATCGGAATCGGCATCCTGCGCAGCGATGGCCGGATGGGCCATGACCTGCTCACCGGCCTCATCGTGATGAGGAACGGACAGGGCGCGCAGCGGCTCACGCCTTAG
- a CDS encoding enoyl-CoA hydratase/isomerase family protein produces the protein MTWGVRTRLPPAGDVRARAWRGIDSGDRRRETGLPLKLCCGADVSETKSGTEAAADAEQAPEILCERRGQAGVIVLNRPRALNALTPGMVRGLAAALDAWECDPGVKHVVVMGAGEKAFCAGGDIRLLHDWGKAGRIAEARAFWQEEYLLNLRIKTYPKPYVALIDGIVMGGGVGVSLHGSHRVAGERYRFAMPEVGIGFFPDVGATHALPRLPGATGSWLAVSGERVGQSDALALGLVTHSLPSSAFAPCLEALIAGEDVDATLARLGQNPGPAPVHERRALIDHAFSAATVEEIVARLAASDDPYAASLIAAMAAKSPTSMKLALAQMQAGATLSFEDAVRLEYRIVSRVVLGHDFYEGVRALIIDKDQKPAWRPDRLEAVDAATIMAYLAPLSNELPV, from the coding sequence ATGACATGGGGCGTGCGGACGCGCCTTCCGCCGGCTGGCGACGTGAGGGCGCGGGCGTGGCGCGGCATTGACTCGGGCGACCGCAGACGCGAAACGGGACTTCCCCTGAAGCTTTGCTGCGGAGCGGATGTGAGCGAGACGAAATCGGGCACGGAAGCGGCCGCCGATGCGGAGCAGGCGCCGGAGATCCTGTGCGAGCGGCGCGGACAGGCCGGCGTCATCGTGCTCAACCGGCCGCGGGCCCTCAATGCCCTGACGCCCGGCATGGTGCGCGGGCTCGCCGCCGCGCTCGACGCCTGGGAATGCGACCCCGGCGTGAAGCACGTGGTGGTGATGGGCGCTGGCGAAAAGGCCTTCTGCGCCGGCGGCGACATCCGGCTGCTGCATGACTGGGGCAAGGCGGGCCGCATCGCGGAAGCGCGGGCTTTCTGGCAGGAGGAGTATCTCCTCAATCTGCGGATCAAGACCTATCCCAAGCCCTATGTCGCGCTGATCGATGGCATCGTGATGGGCGGGGGCGTGGGTGTGTCTCTGCACGGCTCGCACCGCGTCGCAGGCGAGCGCTACCGCTTCGCGATGCCGGAAGTCGGCATCGGCTTCTTTCCCGATGTCGGCGCCACCCATGCCCTGCCTCGCCTGCCGGGCGCCACCGGAAGCTGGCTTGCCGTCAGCGGCGAGCGGGTGGGCCAGTCCGATGCGCTGGCGCTGGGCCTGGTGACGCACTCCCTGCCCTCCTCGGCCTTCGCGCCCTGCCTCGAAGCCCTGATCGCCGGAGAGGATGTCGATGCGACGCTGGCGCGGCTTGGGCAAAACCCCGGCCCTGCGCCTGTCCACGAGCGCCGGGCGCTGATCGACCATGCGTTCTCGGCCGCCACGGTCGAGGAAATCGTGGCCCGCCTCGCCGCTTCGGATGATCCCTATGCGGCCAGCCTGATCGCCGCCATGGCGGCGAAGTCCCCCACCAGCATGAAGCTGGCACTGGCGCAGATGCAGGCCGGCGCAACGCTGAGCTTCGAGGATGCGGTGCGCCTCGAATACCGGATTGTCAGCCGCGTCGTCCTTGGCCATGATTTCTATGAGGGCGTGCGCGCCCTGATCATCGACAAGGATCAGAAGCCCGCCTGGCGTCCCGACCGGCTGGAGGCCGTCGACGCCGCGACGATCATGGCCTATCTCGCGCCACTCTCCAACGAACTGCCGGTCTGA
- a CDS encoding threonine ammonia-lyase, with product MENPAIALSDVEAAARAIEGHVIRTPLVPAPRLSELTGAEVFVKYENMQATASFKERGAVNRLLRLTPEERMRGVIAMSAGNHAQGLAYHARRLGVPATIVMPEPTPIVKIENTRAHGARVVLHGETLAESEDEVSRIAAADGLVLVHPYDDAAVMAGQGTVALEMLADRPDLDILVVPMGGGGLIAGMATAAKALKPGIVVVGAEARLYPSFHNALYGADLPIGGPTIAEGIAVKNVGTLTLPIIRALVEGPVLLSEALLESAINAFATLQHTMAEGAGAAGLAALLAEPARFTGRKVGIVLCGGNIDARLLASIMVRELERADRILSLRITTADRPGILGQIASRLGQLKANILEVSHGRLLLDVPAKGVTIDITVETRGPDHAGEILSALAADGLMPLRQDRRGAR from the coding sequence TTGGAAAACCCCGCGATCGCGCTCAGCGATGTCGAGGCTGCGGCCCGCGCCATCGAGGGCCACGTCATCCGCACCCCGCTCGTGCCGGCGCCCCGCCTGTCCGAACTCACCGGCGCGGAGGTCTTCGTCAAATACGAGAACATGCAGGCCACGGCCTCGTTCAAGGAAAGGGGCGCGGTGAATCGCCTGCTCCGGCTCACGCCCGAGGAGCGGATGCGCGGCGTCATCGCCATGTCGGCGGGCAACCACGCCCAGGGCCTCGCCTATCATGCGCGCAGGCTCGGCGTGCCGGCCACCATCGTCATGCCCGAGCCCACCCCGATCGTGAAGATCGAGAACACCCGCGCCCATGGCGCGCGCGTCGTGCTGCATGGCGAGACGCTGGCCGAGTCGGAGGATGAGGTCAGCCGCATCGCGGCGGCGGACGGTCTCGTTCTCGTCCATCCTTACGATGATGCTGCGGTGATGGCGGGGCAGGGCACCGTCGCGCTCGAAATGCTGGCGGACAGGCCCGACCTCGACATTCTGGTCGTGCCCATGGGCGGCGGCGGACTGATCGCAGGCATGGCCACGGCCGCGAAGGCGCTGAAGCCAGGGATCGTGGTGGTTGGCGCCGAGGCGAGGCTCTATCCCTCCTTCCACAATGCGCTGTATGGCGCGGACCTGCCCATCGGCGGGCCCACCATCGCCGAAGGCATCGCGGTGAAGAATGTCGGCACGCTGACGCTGCCGATCATCCGAGCCTTGGTCGAAGGGCCTGTGCTGCTGTCGGAGGCTCTGCTGGAGAGCGCCATCAATGCCTTCGCCACCCTGCAGCACACCATGGCGGAAGGGGCGGGCGCTGCCGGCCTCGCTGCCCTGCTGGCCGAGCCCGCCCGCTTCACCGGGCGCAAGGTCGGCATTGTCCTGTGCGGCGGCAACATCGATGCCCGCCTGCTGGCCTCGATCATGGTGCGGGAACTCGAGCGGGCCGACCGCATTCTCTCGCTGCGCATCACCACCGCCGACCGTCCCGGCATACTTGGGCAGATCGCCAGCCGCCTCGGGCAGCTCAAGGCAAACATCCTCGAAGTCTCCCATGGCCGCCTTTTGCTTGACGTACCGGCAAAGGGCGTCACCATCGACATCACGGTGGAGACGCGCGGCCCCGATCATGCCGGCGAGATCCTGTCGGCGCTGGCCGCGGACGGGTTGATGCCGCTGCGGCAGGACAGAAGAGGCGCGCGCTGA
- a CDS encoding DUF1295 domain-containing protein, translating into MMTSAFWPLAASLGAVMALFAVLWLVSLRLRDVGVVDIIWGPGFALIAWLEWLWATPSHVGATLLLVAVTLWAARLGAHLYARHRLSGREDARYAAMRAADPDAFPRRSFLKVFVLQAVILWALALPIHLAMLGSAPGPAGVLAMLGLALFAIGFALEAVADFALLNFRRDPSNRGRLLTSGVFAWSRHPNYFGESLLWIGLGLIAWDASGQIWVLLGPAALIGLLLKVSGIPLLEAHLDATRPDFAAYKARTSAFLPWPPRRVADRPAKPQ; encoded by the coding sequence ATGATGACGTCTGCGTTCTGGCCGCTGGCGGCGTCGCTGGGCGCCGTCATGGCGCTCTTCGCAGTGCTCTGGCTGGTGAGCCTGCGCTTGCGGGATGTGGGGGTGGTCGACATCATCTGGGGGCCAGGCTTTGCGCTCATCGCCTGGCTGGAGTGGCTATGGGCAACTCCATCCCATGTCGGCGCCACGCTGCTGCTTGTGGCCGTCACGCTCTGGGCCGCGCGCCTCGGCGCCCATCTTTATGCGCGCCACAGGCTCTCCGGCAGGGAAGACGCACGCTATGCCGCGATGCGGGCCGCTGATCCCGACGCCTTCCCGCGCCGGAGCTTCCTCAAGGTCTTCGTGCTGCAGGCGGTCATCCTGTGGGCGCTCGCACTGCCGATCCACCTCGCCATGCTGGGCTCCGCGCCCGGCCCGGCAGGCGTGCTGGCCATGCTGGGACTCGCCCTGTTCGCGATCGGCTTTGCGCTGGAGGCCGTCGCCGACTTCGCCTTGCTGAACTTCCGGCGCGATCCGTCCAATCGTGGGCGTCTTCTCACCAGCGGCGTATTCGCCTGGAGCCGTCACCCCAACTATTTCGGCGAGAGCCTGCTCTGGATCGGGCTGGGCCTCATCGCATGGGATGCGTCCGGCCAAATCTGGGTGCTTCTGGGCCCTGCGGCGCTGATCGGGCTGCTGCTCAAGGTTTCGGGCATTCCGCTGCTCGAGGCGCATCTGGATGCCACGCGCCCGGATTTCGCGGCCTACAAGGCCCGCACCAGCGCCTTCTTGCCGTGGCCGCCGCGGCGCGTCGCAGATCGCCCGGCCAAGCCGCAGTGA
- the nusB gene encoding transcription antitermination factor NusB, whose product MEKRRAARLAAVQALYQMDVAGKGLIEAMAEFETFWMGKEVDGICLPAAEANFFRDVLSGVVREQRPIDRVVDTALTDGWPLKRIETVLRSVLRAGAYELMFRKDVPPKAVINEYVTVARAFYEGDEPGIANAVLDRIARERRPEDMA is encoded by the coding sequence ATGGAGAAGCGGCGCGCGGCCCGTCTTGCCGCCGTGCAGGCCCTCTATCAGATGGACGTGGCCGGCAAGGGCCTCATCGAGGCCATGGCCGAATTCGAGACCTTCTGGATGGGCAAGGAGGTCGACGGCATCTGTTTGCCGGCCGCCGAGGCCAATTTCTTCCGCGACGTGCTCAGCGGCGTGGTGCGCGAGCAAAGGCCGATCGACCGGGTGGTGGACACCGCGCTCACCGATGGCTGGCCGCTCAAGCGCATCGAGACGGTGCTGCGCTCCGTGCTGCGGGCTGGCGCCTATGAGCTGATGTTCCGCAAGGATGTCCCGCCCAAGGCGGTCATCAACGAATATGTCACCGTGGCCCGCGCCTTCTACGAAGGCGATGAGCCGGGCATCGCCAATGCCGTGCTCGACCGCATCGCCCGTGAGCGGCGGCCGGAGGACATGGCGTGA